A genomic region of Rhodococcus pyridinivorans contains the following coding sequences:
- a CDS encoding class I SAM-dependent methyltransferase: MPGSANPPFPDLSGVPEGTDDEAARHADAETILGETRPTRTRLGSLESERANRVWWDADTDDYHRTHGEFLGVDSAAGEFVWCPEGLHEGDVQLLGPVAGRDVLELGCGSAPCARWIAGQGARAVGLDISMGMLQRGRAAMTGSGPTVPLVQAGAENLPFADGSFDIVCSAFGAVPFVADSARVMSEVARVLRPGGRWVFSVNHPMRWIFPDDPGEQGLVAMFPYFDRTPYVEVDATGRATYAEHHRTVGDRVRELVAAGLEVYDIVEPEWPEHLDREWGQWSPLRGSIFPGTAIFCSRKPT, encoded by the coding sequence ATGCCGGGCTCCGCGAACCCCCCTTTTCCAGACCTTTCGGGCGTCCCGGAGGGAACCGACGACGAGGCCGCGCGGCACGCGGACGCCGAGACGATCCTCGGCGAGACCCGACCCACCCGGACCCGCCTCGGCTCCCTCGAGAGCGAACGCGCGAACCGGGTCTGGTGGGACGCCGACACCGACGACTACCACCGCACGCACGGCGAGTTCCTGGGCGTGGACTCGGCCGCCGGGGAGTTCGTGTGGTGCCCGGAGGGCCTGCACGAGGGCGATGTGCAGTTGCTCGGCCCGGTTGCCGGACGCGACGTCCTCGAACTCGGGTGCGGTTCGGCGCCGTGCGCCCGCTGGATCGCCGGGCAGGGTGCCCGGGCGGTCGGGCTGGACATCTCCATGGGGATGCTGCAGCGCGGACGCGCGGCGATGACCGGTTCCGGCCCGACGGTTCCGCTCGTACAGGCCGGCGCCGAGAACCTGCCGTTCGCCGACGGAAGCTTCGACATCGTGTGCTCGGCGTTCGGCGCGGTGCCCTTCGTCGCCGATTCCGCCCGGGTGATGAGCGAAGTGGCGCGGGTGCTGCGACCCGGCGGACGGTGGGTGTTCTCCGTGAACCACCCGATGCGGTGGATCTTCCCCGACGATCCGGGCGAACAGGGCCTGGTCGCGATGTTCCCGTATTTCGACCGGACCCCCTACGTCGAGGTGGACGCGACGGGCCGGGCGACCTACGCCGAGCACCACCGCACCGTGGGCGACCGGGTGCGCGAACTCGTCGCCGCCGGCCTCGAGGTCTACGACATCGTCGAACCCGAGTGGCCCGAGCATCTCGACCGCGAGTGGGGACAGTGGAGCCCGCTGCGCGGTTCGATCTTCCCGGGCACCGCCATCTTCTGCAGCCGCAAACCCACCTGA
- the rpsA gene encoding 30S ribosomal protein S1 yields MASTTVTSPQVAVNDIGSAEDFLAAIDATIKYFNDGDIVEGTIVKVDRDEVLLDIGYKTEGVIPSRELSIKHDVDPNEVVSVGDEVEALVLTKEDKEGRLILSKKRAQYERAWGTIEELKEKDEAVKGTVIEVVKGGLILDIGLRGFLPASLVEMRRVRDLQPYVGKEIEAKIIELDKNRNNVVLSRRAWLEQTQSEVRSEFLHQLQKGQVRKGVVSSIVNFGAFVDLGGVDGLVHVSELSWKHIDHPSEVVEVGTEVTVEVLDVDLDRERVSLSLKATQEDPWRQFARTHAIGQIVPGKVTKLVPFGAFVRVEEGIEGLVHISELAERHVEVPDQVVAVGDDAMVKVIDIDLERRRISLSLKQANEDYTAEFDPSKYGMADSYDEQGNYIFPEGFDPETNEWLEGYEKQREEWESRYAEAERRHKMHTAQIEKMAADEAAEAAAGVSGSNYSSESGAEAAPETTGGSLASDAQLAALREKLSGNA; encoded by the coding sequence ATGGCCTCCACCACCGTCACCTCGCCGCAGGTAGCCGTCAACGACATCGGCTCCGCCGAGGATTTCCTCGCCGCCATCGACGCCACGATCAAGTACTTCAACGATGGCGACATCGTCGAGGGCACCATCGTCAAGGTCGATCGCGACGAGGTGCTGCTCGACATCGGTTACAAGACCGAAGGCGTCATCCCGTCCCGCGAGCTCTCCATCAAGCACGATGTCGACCCCAACGAGGTCGTGTCGGTGGGCGATGAGGTCGAGGCTCTTGTTCTCACCAAGGAGGACAAGGAAGGCCGTCTGATCCTGTCCAAGAAGCGTGCTCAGTACGAGCGCGCCTGGGGCACGATCGAGGAGCTCAAGGAGAAGGACGAGGCCGTCAAGGGCACCGTCATCGAGGTCGTCAAGGGCGGCCTGATCCTCGACATCGGCCTGCGTGGCTTCCTGCCCGCGTCGCTCGTCGAGATGCGGCGCGTCCGCGACCTCCAGCCTTACGTCGGCAAGGAGATCGAGGCCAAGATCATCGAGCTCGACAAGAACCGCAACAACGTGGTCCTGTCGCGCCGCGCATGGCTCGAGCAGACCCAGTCCGAGGTTCGCAGCGAGTTCCTGCACCAGCTCCAGAAGGGCCAGGTCCGCAAGGGCGTCGTGTCCTCCATCGTCAATTTCGGCGCCTTCGTCGATCTCGGCGGTGTCGACGGCCTCGTGCACGTCTCCGAGCTGTCCTGGAAGCACATCGATCACCCGTCCGAGGTCGTCGAGGTCGGCACCGAGGTCACCGTCGAGGTTCTCGACGTCGATCTCGACCGCGAGCGCGTCTCCCTGTCGCTCAAGGCGACGCAGGAAGATCCGTGGCGTCAGTTCGCCCGCACCCACGCGATCGGTCAGATCGTGCCGGGTAAGGTCACCAAGCTCGTTCCGTTCGGCGCGTTCGTCCGCGTCGAGGAGGGCATCGAAGGCCTCGTCCACATCTCCGAGCTGGCCGAGCGCCACGTCGAGGTCCCGGACCAGGTCGTTGCTGTCGGCGACGACGCGATGGTCAAGGTCATCGACATCGACCTCGAGCGTCGTCGTATCTCGCTGTCGCTGAAGCAGGCGAACGAGGACTACACGGCCGAGTTCGACCCGTCGAAGTACGGCATGGCCGACAGCTACGACGAGCAGGGCAACTACATCTTCCCCGAGGGCTTCGATCCCGAGACCAACGAATGGCTCGAGGGCTACGAGAAGCAGCGTGAGGAGTGGGAGTCCCGCTACGCGGAGGCCGAGCGTCGCCACAAGATGCACACCGCTCAGATCGAGAAGATGGCTGCCGACGAGGCCGCCGAGGCTGCGGCCGGCGTGTCCGGTAGCAACTACTCCTCCGAGTCGGGTGCCGAGGCGGCTCCGGAGACCACCGGTGGATCGCTCGCGAGCGACGCCCAGCTCGCCGCTCTGCGCGAGAAGCTGTCGGGTAACGCCTGA
- a CDS encoding MFS transporter produces MTTPTPARSTATKRITLLVVCVTTAMLMLDIAVVNTALPSIAVDLDAGVSSLQWVIDAYTLALATAVLGAGSWADRRGRRQVFVVGLVWFTGASLLCALAPTIWVLDLARAVQGIGGAVLFACSLALLADVFDRGRARASALTAYGATIGGAFAVGPLVGGLLTELLDWRAIFFVNVPIGLVTLLLTLRWVPESRDPRPRAADVPGQLLAAVGLAAFVFAVLRGQEIGWSDAQAVIAFVLAVGALVAFVAHEMRTAEPMLPPYLLANRAFVGAQVAAFAISASLFAVFVYTTLYLQNVLLLSPVQAGLVYLPATVAMFVVAGATAKLDRVVPAWVSLSCSLALVAVGLLMMTVAEADSSKYVLLPGLVVACAAAGVFNPAMSGIVLGESTAAHSGLAAGINDAFRQTGIAVGVAVLGMFLPAESLLPGGSPQDFVSGLQGALVAAAFVAALGTVVCAVCLRPRPQTAPVFGDAESDTVVLPAVTG; encoded by the coding sequence ATGACCACACCGACCCCTGCGAGAAGTACCGCGACGAAACGGATCACGCTGCTGGTCGTGTGCGTGACGACGGCGATGCTCATGCTCGACATCGCCGTCGTCAACACCGCACTGCCGTCGATCGCCGTCGACCTCGACGCGGGCGTCAGTTCACTGCAGTGGGTGATCGACGCCTACACCCTCGCCCTGGCCACAGCCGTCCTCGGCGCCGGGTCGTGGGCCGATCGTCGCGGCCGCCGCCAAGTGTTCGTCGTCGGCCTCGTCTGGTTCACGGGCGCCTCGCTCCTGTGCGCCCTCGCACCGACGATCTGGGTCCTCGATCTCGCCCGGGCAGTGCAAGGCATCGGTGGGGCGGTCCTGTTCGCCTGCTCGCTCGCCCTCCTCGCCGACGTCTTCGACCGAGGGCGGGCGCGGGCGTCGGCCCTGACCGCCTACGGCGCGACCATCGGCGGCGCCTTCGCGGTCGGTCCGCTCGTCGGAGGTCTGCTCACCGAACTGCTGGACTGGCGCGCGATCTTCTTCGTCAACGTGCCGATCGGTCTCGTGACCCTGCTCCTGACCCTGCGCTGGGTGCCCGAATCGCGAGATCCCCGTCCGCGCGCCGCCGACGTGCCGGGCCAGCTCCTGGCCGCGGTGGGGCTGGCGGCGTTCGTGTTCGCCGTGCTGCGTGGCCAGGAGATCGGGTGGTCCGATGCGCAGGCCGTCATCGCCTTCGTGCTCGCTGTCGGTGCCCTCGTCGCCTTCGTCGCGCACGAGATGCGCACCGCCGAACCGATGCTGCCCCCGTACCTGCTCGCCAACCGGGCCTTCGTCGGAGCGCAGGTCGCGGCCTTCGCCATCTCGGCGTCGCTGTTCGCGGTATTCGTCTACACCACGCTGTATCTGCAGAACGTCCTGCTGCTGTCGCCGGTGCAGGCCGGGCTGGTGTACCTGCCCGCGACCGTCGCCATGTTCGTCGTCGCCGGTGCGACGGCGAAACTCGATCGTGTCGTCCCTGCGTGGGTCTCGTTGTCGTGCTCACTGGCGCTCGTCGCCGTCGGGTTGCTCATGATGACGGTCGCCGAGGCGGACAGTTCGAAGTACGTCCTGCTGCCGGGACTCGTCGTGGCCTGCGCGGCCGCCGGCGTGTTCAACCCGGCGATGAGCGGGATCGTCCTCGGGGAGAGCACCGCGGCGCATTCCGGTCTCGCGGCCGGTATCAACGACGCTTTCCGTCAGACCGGCATCGCCGTCGGCGTCGCGGTGCTCGGGATGTTCCTGCCGGCCGAGTCGCTGTTGCCCGGCGGATCACCGCAGGACTTCGTGTCGGGCCTGCAGGGGGCGCTCGTGGCGGCGGCGTTCGTTGCGGCTCTCGGAACCGTGGTGTGTGCAGTCTGCCTGCGTCCCCGGCCGCAGACCGCACCGGTGTTCGGGGACGCCGAGAGCGACACGGTCGTACTCCCGGCCGTGACGGGATGA
- a CDS encoding BTAD domain-containing putative transcriptional regulator: MMYRLLGPLEVVRVASTADPAVPSSESQVDLGPRKQRAVLAVLLLNRGRVVSTDRLIDALWQDEAPASAMASIQAYISNLRRVLRGESGAASPIVRQPPGYVLDIPAESVDLARFLDDAETARRHAENGEWEFALDTADRALDSVRGHLLEDLRDEHWVEVAAASFDEVRTECRETRITALLALGRLAPALVDATELCSEFPFRDRTCWLRMLALHRAGRSSEALEQFRVHETRLDTELGLRPGTELTDLQGAILRHEPGLAAWPRTPGWTGAEEVPTPAAPTIPVPTPAPGPGRIFVGRTSETGVLDRMLDEVRSGATRWVVLTGPAGIGKTRLAEECDARTAAIGGNTVWARCLEDDGAPAWWPIRRILRELGVDADTTLIPPTGVESDEARFAVYERVLGVVETAATQTPVFTVVLDDIQWADPTSLRCLLYLVGALHKRGVWIVCTLRDSETTPGVQRFVDAVLHGEGNRHIDVPALAEPEVAALAGHVSGAPLDSDEARLLAERTGGNPLFVSEYARLPRDERLDGGIPMAVRSVLARRLAAVEPAVLQVLRVAAVVGDTIEMDILTGATRLDPDTLADYLDDAADERIIVADPGLRGYAFAHGLLRDEVLAAIPALRRQRMHARVAEVLADSCDPDRAGRRARHLMAALPLVDARVVLDACVIAAREATERWNSEEAARWWDDAVRAFDLLPVAERSPGDRDDLLVARVEALARAGRGQTVLDVVDAGLLDAVRDGRTSTAGRLAAALLRAAGAWPWVSYGKDPGPVLDRLAALEPFVAADRAAHARVLAALAVGSCYHPDSSVPDGMSRTALEIARELADPDVVADALLGRILLYSGVATHSRESARLTDELLALPHQQARFDEVIAHAVASMTLTNLGDVDAATSHVRLGIAGCDLLRLPVLRVQLRWMEATLAAWHGDFAETRRHYDTATQFHLQTELYTAGSSDLATNTLEWEYGTLADADPGTVEPDSWSIAIAGARRDTGTVIRDIEQWAAKGAPFTWTTLGHRTLIARVVADLALVDYAEMFLELLDPFTDRIATVGQVGVIGSVAEVCARLQALLGRTDDAAALLDRAEDLATRTSSPPTLLRCRLLRAQLRPDASERSREIAAIADEAAHTGMLGLAAYARSIPT, encoded by the coding sequence ATGATGTACCGACTGCTCGGACCGCTGGAGGTGGTCCGGGTCGCGTCGACGGCCGATCCGGCGGTGCCCTCGTCGGAGTCGCAGGTCGATCTCGGGCCGCGCAAGCAGCGAGCGGTCCTCGCCGTCCTGCTGCTCAACCGGGGGCGGGTGGTCTCCACCGACCGGCTGATCGACGCCCTGTGGCAGGACGAGGCGCCTGCCAGTGCGATGGCGAGTATCCAGGCGTACATCTCCAATCTGCGCAGGGTGCTGAGAGGGGAGAGCGGTGCGGCCTCCCCGATCGTGCGCCAGCCGCCCGGCTACGTCCTCGATATCCCGGCCGAGTCGGTCGACCTGGCCCGCTTCCTCGACGACGCCGAGACCGCCCGTCGGCATGCCGAGAACGGGGAATGGGAGTTCGCACTCGACACCGCCGACCGTGCCCTCGACTCCGTGCGGGGGCATCTCCTCGAGGACCTGCGCGACGAACACTGGGTGGAGGTCGCGGCGGCATCCTTCGACGAGGTGCGCACCGAATGCCGCGAGACCCGGATCACCGCACTGCTCGCCCTCGGTCGCCTCGCGCCCGCTCTCGTCGACGCCACCGAACTGTGCAGCGAGTTCCCGTTCCGCGACCGCACCTGCTGGCTGCGCATGCTCGCCCTGCACCGAGCGGGGCGTTCGTCGGAAGCACTCGAACAGTTCCGCGTCCACGAGACAAGGCTGGACACCGAGCTGGGGTTGCGGCCCGGCACCGAACTCACCGACTTGCAGGGCGCGATCCTCCGGCACGAACCGGGACTCGCCGCGTGGCCCCGAACCCCGGGATGGACGGGCGCGGAGGAGGTTCCGACACCGGCCGCGCCCACCATTCCCGTACCCACCCCGGCGCCGGGCCCCGGACGCATCTTCGTCGGACGCACCTCCGAGACCGGCGTCCTCGACCGCATGCTCGACGAGGTCCGCTCCGGCGCCACCCGCTGGGTCGTCCTCACCGGGCCCGCCGGTATCGGCAAGACCCGCCTCGCCGAGGAATGCGACGCCCGGACCGCCGCGATCGGCGGGAACACCGTGTGGGCGCGGTGTCTCGAGGACGACGGAGCACCCGCCTGGTGGCCGATCCGGCGCATCCTGCGCGAACTCGGCGTCGACGCCGACACCACCCTGATCCCGCCCACCGGAGTGGAGTCCGACGAAGCCCGCTTCGCGGTCTACGAACGGGTTCTGGGCGTCGTCGAAACGGCCGCGACGCAGACTCCCGTCTTCACCGTCGTGCTCGACGACATCCAGTGGGCCGACCCGACCTCTCTGCGTTGCCTGCTGTACCTCGTGGGAGCCCTGCACAAGCGGGGTGTCTGGATCGTGTGCACACTCCGCGACTCGGAGACGACCCCCGGCGTCCAGCGGTTCGTGGACGCCGTGCTGCACGGCGAGGGTAACCGGCACATCGACGTCCCGGCGCTCGCCGAACCCGAGGTCGCCGCCCTGGCCGGGCATGTGAGCGGCGCGCCGCTCGATTCCGACGAGGCGCGCCTGCTCGCCGAACGCACCGGCGGCAACCCGCTGTTCGTGTCCGAATACGCGCGACTTCCCCGGGACGAACGCCTCGACGGTGGGATCCCCATGGCGGTCCGGTCGGTCCTCGCGCGGCGGCTCGCCGCGGTGGAACCGGCCGTGCTGCAGGTGCTCCGGGTGGCCGCGGTCGTCGGCGACACCATCGAGATGGACATCCTCACCGGTGCGACGCGCCTCGATCCCGACACCCTCGCCGACTACCTCGACGACGCCGCCGACGAGCGCATCATCGTCGCCGATCCGGGACTGCGGGGGTACGCCTTCGCCCACGGATTGCTCCGCGACGAGGTCCTCGCGGCGATTCCCGCCCTCCGCCGCCAACGCATGCACGCACGCGTCGCGGAGGTCCTGGCAGACTCCTGCGACCCGGATCGTGCCGGCAGACGAGCCCGGCATCTCATGGCGGCACTGCCGCTCGTCGACGCTCGCGTCGTGCTCGACGCCTGCGTCATCGCCGCCCGCGAGGCCACCGAGAGATGGAACTCGGAGGAGGCGGCACGCTGGTGGGACGATGCCGTCCGGGCCTTCGACCTGCTGCCCGTCGCGGAACGATCCCCGGGCGATCGCGACGATCTGCTCGTCGCGCGTGTCGAGGCACTCGCCCGGGCGGGGCGCGGCCAGACCGTACTCGACGTCGTCGACGCGGGCCTGCTCGACGCGGTCCGGGACGGCCGAACGTCGACGGCCGGTCGCCTGGCCGCAGCGCTGCTGCGCGCAGCCGGTGCATGGCCGTGGGTGTCCTACGGCAAGGATCCGGGACCGGTCCTCGACCGCCTCGCCGCACTCGAACCGTTCGTCGCGGCCGACCGCGCGGCGCACGCACGGGTACTCGCGGCGCTCGCCGTGGGCAGTTGCTATCACCCCGATTCGTCCGTCCCCGACGGGATGAGCCGCACCGCGCTGGAGATCGCACGCGAACTCGCCGACCCGGACGTCGTCGCCGACGCCTTGCTGGGCCGCATCCTCCTCTACTCGGGGGTCGCGACACACAGCCGCGAATCCGCCCGGCTCACCGACGAACTCCTCGCACTGCCGCACCAGCAGGCCCGGTTCGACGAGGTGATCGCCCACGCCGTTGCGAGCATGACACTGACGAACCTCGGCGACGTCGACGCCGCGACGTCCCACGTCCGCCTGGGCATCGCCGGTTGCGATCTGCTGCGTCTGCCCGTGCTGCGCGTACAACTACGATGGATGGAAGCGACGCTTGCGGCATGGCACGGCGACTTCGCCGAGACCCGGCGCCACTACGACACCGCCACTCAGTTCCACCTGCAGACCGAGCTGTACACGGCGGGCAGCTCCGACCTCGCCACCAACACCCTCGAATGGGAGTACGGCACCCTCGCCGACGCGGATCCCGGCACCGTGGAACCGGATTCCTGGAGCATCGCGATCGCCGGCGCCCGTCGGGACACCGGGACGGTGATCCGCGACATCGAACAATGGGCGGCAAAAGGCGCACCCTTCACCTGGACGACCCTCGGGCATCGCACACTCATCGCGCGCGTCGTCGCCGACCTCGCCCTCGTCGACTACGCCGAGATGTTCCTCGAGCTCCTCGATCCGTTCACCGATCGCATCGCGACGGTGGGACAGGTCGGGGTGATCGGTTCGGTGGCGGAGGTCTGCGCACGCCTGCAGGCACTGCTCGGGCGCACCGACGACGCCGCGGCGCTGCTGGATCGGGCCGAGGACCTCGCGACCCGCACATCGAGCCCCCCGACGCTGCTGCGGTGCCGGTTACTGCGTGCCCAACTGCGGCCGGACGCGTCCGAACGCAGCCGGGAGATCGCCGCGATCGCCGACGAAGCGGCCCACACCGGCATGCTCGGACTCGCCGCCTACGCCCGCTCGATCCCCACCTGA
- a CDS encoding FAD-binding oxidoreductase: protein MNQRTPTVGTDPIDALRTAVTGSISLPGEPGYDVATPWNVAVPVRPRAVIAVENALDVSATVRFAGEHGLKVAVQRTGHGAVPLGDEVLLVHTGRLTECSIDPDTRTARLGAGLVWQQVVDAAAPHGLAPLAGSAPHVGVAGFLTGGGIGPLVRTYGLSSDHVLAFDLVTGDGDLLRVTSEQHAELFWGLRGGKATLGIVTAVEIDLVLLPHFYGGALYFDGADADAVAHAWLDLCAGLPEHSSTSLAFLQLPPLPGVPEPLAGRATVAVRFASVAGEAESEEILGALRTVATPILDGIGTLPYTALGAVHADPVDPMPVHEHSALTRELTHDAIDVLLSVAGPGSHSPQTIIEMRLLGGALAREPRHRSAFCHRDAAFSLFVSGVLAPPSADVVVAHIQVIDRALAPWATGTSLPNFTATSDPDRIARTYDDDTTHWLGALADEHDTHGVLRVGQVVRRPR, encoded by the coding sequence ATGAACCAGCGGACGCCCACCGTCGGCACCGACCCCATCGACGCTCTCCGTACCGCGGTCACCGGATCGATCTCCCTTCCGGGCGAACCCGGCTACGACGTCGCAACCCCGTGGAACGTGGCGGTGCCGGTCCGTCCCCGCGCGGTGATCGCGGTCGAGAACGCCCTCGACGTCAGCGCCACCGTCCGGTTCGCGGGCGAACACGGCCTGAAGGTGGCCGTGCAGCGCACCGGTCACGGCGCCGTGCCACTCGGCGACGAGGTGCTGCTCGTGCACACCGGCCGCCTCACCGAATGCTCGATCGACCCCGACACCCGCACCGCCCGTCTCGGCGCCGGCCTGGTGTGGCAGCAGGTCGTCGACGCCGCCGCACCCCACGGCCTGGCCCCGCTCGCCGGATCGGCACCCCACGTCGGCGTGGCCGGTTTCCTCACCGGCGGGGGCATCGGCCCATTGGTACGCACCTACGGACTCTCCTCCGACCACGTGCTGGCCTTCGATCTCGTCACCGGTGACGGAGACCTGCTCCGGGTGACTTCCGAACAGCACGCCGAACTGTTCTGGGGCCTGCGCGGCGGCAAGGCGACCCTCGGGATCGTCACCGCGGTGGAGATCGATCTCGTGCTCCTTCCGCACTTCTACGGTGGCGCGCTGTATTTCGACGGCGCCGACGCGGACGCGGTGGCGCACGCCTGGCTGGACCTGTGCGCTGGCCTGCCCGAGCACAGTTCGACCTCGCTGGCCTTCCTTCAACTGCCACCGCTGCCGGGAGTCCCGGAACCGCTGGCCGGTCGCGCCACCGTGGCCGTCCGTTTCGCGAGCGTCGCCGGCGAAGCCGAGTCCGAGGAGATCCTCGGCGCGCTGCGCACGGTCGCGACCCCGATCCTCGACGGCATCGGCACCCTGCCGTACACGGCACTGGGAGCAGTGCACGCCGACCCGGTCGACCCGATGCCCGTCCACGAACACAGTGCGCTGACACGCGAACTGACGCACGACGCGATCGACGTATTGCTCTCGGTGGCGGGACCTGGTTCCCACTCGCCGCAGACCATCATCGAGATGCGGCTCCTCGGCGGAGCGCTGGCACGTGAACCACGGCATCGCAGCGCCTTCTGCCACCGCGACGCCGCCTTCTCCCTCTTCGTCAGCGGCGTCCTCGCGCCACCCTCGGCCGACGTCGTCGTCGCGCACATCCAGGTCATCGATCGGGCACTGGCACCGTGGGCCACGGGCACGTCGCTGCCCAACTTCACCGCCACCTCGGATCCGGACCGCATCGCGCGGACCTACGACGACGACACCACGCACTGGCTCGGCGCTCTCGCCGACGAGCACGACACCCACGGTGTGCTGCGCGTCGGGCAGGTCGTGCGCCGACCCCGATGA
- a CDS encoding DUF5602 domain-containing protein gives MRTSRSITALAFSTCTVLTIAGCSDGSVPTAEGAETAGHDHGVTTLYGPENELGEGISRAYIVVDHGGRPREVGIRMSESVLTGLPEGPGVGTTMLMPALPAGAPDTGSDHVMLGWNPNGHDPEILYGAPHFDMHFYTTDADHEVDPAAPDFAARAARLPEPEYVPEGYIPPPGPPVENTVPFMGMHWTDTADDVIPGSFEFTEMLLNGSWDGEFIFIEPMMTREWLATKPSLREIVKQPSSYRRTGYYPTVYTVDFDEQAGEYVLALSGLTMREAS, from the coding sequence ATGCGCACTTCTCGATCGATCACCGCACTCGCCTTCTCCACCTGCACCGTTCTGACCATCGCGGGTTGCAGCGACGGATCCGTCCCGACCGCCGAGGGTGCGGAGACGGCAGGGCACGACCACGGTGTCACCACCCTCTACGGGCCGGAAAACGAACTGGGGGAGGGAATCTCCCGCGCATATATCGTCGTCGATCACGGCGGGAGACCGCGCGAGGTCGGTATCCGGATGTCGGAGTCCGTGCTCACCGGCCTTCCCGAGGGTCCGGGCGTCGGCACGACGATGCTCATGCCGGCTCTTCCCGCGGGTGCTCCGGACACCGGTTCAGACCACGTGATGCTGGGCTGGAACCCGAACGGGCACGACCCGGAGATCCTCTACGGCGCGCCCCATTTCGACATGCACTTCTACACGACGGACGCCGACCACGAGGTGGACCCGGCCGCACCCGATTTCGCGGCGCGCGCGGCGCGGCTCCCCGAACCCGAGTACGTTCCGGAGGGATACATCCCACCACCCGGTCCACCCGTCGAGAACACCGTGCCGTTCATGGGCATGCACTGGACAGACACCGCGGACGACGTGATCCCCGGCTCCTTCGAGTTCACCGAGATGCTGCTCAACGGATCGTGGGACGGGGAGTTCATCTTCATCGAGCCGATGATGACGCGGGAGTGGTTGGCGACGAAGCCGTCCCTGCGGGAGATCGTGAAACAACCGTCGTCCTACCGGCGGACCGGCTACTACCCGACGGTGTACACCGTCGACTTCGACGAACAGGCGGGCGAGTATGTCCTCGCGCTGTCGGGGCTGACGATGCGCGAGGCCTCGTAG
- the coaE gene encoding dephospho-CoA kinase has translation MLRMGLTGGIGAGKSTVAKELVELGAVIVDSDVVAREIVAPGSEGLAELVDAFGEDILQPDGTLDRPALAAKAFASEDARAVLNAITHPRVGRRTAELVAAAPDDAVVVQDIPLLVEGGMAPAFHLVAVVHADEAERIRRLVELRGMPEADARARIAAQATEEQRREVADVWLDNTGDQQVLVEQVRTLWNDRLVPFERNLRTGVVVEADPVLVPAREEWHRQAQRLVARLALAAGGAAKRIDHVGSTAVPGLAGVDVIDLQITVGDLAAADALAPALAAAGFPRIDDVVTDDPKPSYGAGGETDPAVWEMRLHGSADPGRPARVAVRVDGWPAQQFALLLRDWLSAVDTAKREYADLKADAAVGASQKTDRAEAAATYAALKAPWFDRAHHRAWEWAESTGWSA, from the coding sequence GTGCTGCGAATGGGGTTGACCGGAGGAATCGGCGCGGGCAAGTCGACCGTCGCCAAGGAGCTCGTCGAACTCGGGGCGGTGATCGTCGACTCCGATGTCGTCGCCCGGGAGATCGTCGCTCCCGGCTCCGAGGGCCTCGCCGAGCTCGTGGACGCCTTCGGTGAGGACATCCTGCAGCCCGACGGCACCCTCGACCGTCCTGCCCTCGCCGCGAAGGCGTTCGCCAGCGAGGACGCGCGCGCGGTTCTCAACGCCATCACCCATCCCCGGGTCGGGCGCCGCACCGCCGAGCTGGTCGCCGCTGCGCCCGACGACGCGGTGGTCGTGCAGGATATCCCGTTGCTCGTCGAGGGCGGGATGGCGCCGGCCTTCCACCTCGTCGCCGTCGTGCACGCCGACGAGGCGGAGCGGATCCGGCGTCTCGTCGAACTGCGCGGCATGCCCGAGGCGGACGCCCGCGCGCGGATCGCGGCGCAGGCGACGGAGGAACAGCGACGCGAGGTCGCCGACGTGTGGCTCGACAACACCGGTGATCAGCAGGTGCTGGTCGAGCAGGTCCGGACGCTGTGGAACGATCGCCTGGTGCCGTTCGAGAGAAATCTGCGCACCGGTGTGGTGGTCGAGGCGGATCCGGTTCTCGTGCCCGCGCGCGAGGAATGGCATCGGCAGGCGCAGCGGCTCGTCGCCCGGCTGGCCCTCGCAGCCGGGGGCGCGGCGAAGCGTATCGACCACGTGGGCTCCACCGCGGTGCCCGGTCTGGCCGGCGTCGACGTCATCGACCTGCAGATCACCGTCGGCGATCTCGCGGCAGCCGATGCGCTCGCACCCGCCTTGGCTGCTGCGGGCTTCCCGCGCATCGACGATGTGGTGACCGACGATCCGAAACCGTCCTACGGGGCCGGGGGAGAGACCGACCCGGCGGTGTGGGAGATGCGGTTGCACGGCAGCGCCGATCCCGGCCGTCCGGCGCGGGTGGCGGTCCGGGTGGACGGCTGGCCCGCCCAGCAGTTCGCGTTGCTACTGCGCGACTGGCTGTCCGCGGTCGACACCGCGAAGCGCGAGTACGCCGACCTCAAGGCCGATGCCGCAGTCGGGGCGTCGCAGAAGACGGATCGTGCCGAGGCGGCGGCCACCTACGCAGCGCTCAAGGCGCCGTGGTTCGACCGGGCGCATCACCGGGCGTGGGAGTGGGCCGAGAGCACCGGCTGGTCGGCCTAG